A single window of Wenzhouxiangella sp. XN24 DNA harbors:
- a CDS encoding glycosyltransferase family 4 protein, giving the protein MHILFISDNFPPEVNAPASRTFEHCREWVRAGCRVTVVTCAPNFPRGRVFEGYKNRLWQREDISGIQVVRVWTYITANEGFTRRILDYLSFMFSAVIASCFVRRVDVVVGTSPQFFAAFAAYVAAAMKRVPWVFELRDIWPESIRAVGAMKESRVLDWLEKVEMFLYRKAAAIVSVTHAFRDTLIRRGVDAGKIHVVTNGVDTDRFSPLPKDAALVEQLGLAGKFVGGYIGTHGMAHALDTLLDAAEIISKEPGGDRYRFLLLGDGANKKALMERATKEGLSNVVFVDSVPKDEVVRYWSALDVAIIHLKRTELFTTVIPSKLFECMGMAIPVLHGVAGESADIVAREEVGLAFEPENPAALCEGMRRLSRDQALYDRFRGNGPQAAKRYDRSVLAHEMLDIISGVVVR; this is encoded by the coding sequence ATGCACATCCTGTTCATTAGTGACAACTTTCCACCGGAGGTCAATGCACCGGCAAGCCGCACGTTCGAGCACTGTAGAGAATGGGTTCGAGCGGGGTGCCGGGTCACGGTAGTTACGTGCGCGCCGAATTTTCCACGGGGCCGTGTGTTCGAGGGGTACAAGAATCGATTGTGGCAACGTGAGGATATCTCCGGAATTCAGGTGGTTCGGGTTTGGACATACATCACCGCAAACGAGGGCTTCACCAGGCGGATTCTTGATTACCTTAGCTTTATGTTCTCGGCCGTGATCGCATCGTGTTTTGTTCGCAGGGTTGACGTGGTGGTCGGCACATCGCCGCAGTTCTTCGCCGCCTTCGCGGCTTATGTCGCCGCGGCGATGAAGCGCGTGCCGTGGGTTTTCGAGCTCCGCGATATTTGGCCTGAATCCATTCGGGCCGTTGGAGCTATGAAGGAATCCAGGGTTCTGGACTGGTTAGAAAAGGTCGAGATGTTTCTCTATCGAAAGGCCGCCGCGATTGTCTCGGTTACGCATGCCTTCCGGGATACGCTGATTCGTAGGGGGGTCGATGCAGGAAAGATTCATGTTGTTACCAATGGCGTGGACACCGACAGATTCTCGCCACTGCCCAAAGACGCAGCATTGGTCGAGCAGCTTGGGTTAGCTGGAAAATTTGTGGGCGGCTACATCGGGACGCATGGCATGGCGCACGCTCTCGACACGTTGCTGGATGCCGCGGAGATCATTTCAAAAGAGCCAGGGGGTGATCGGTACCGGTTTTTGCTGCTTGGTGATGGGGCAAACAAGAAGGCCCTGATGGAAAGAGCAACCAAAGAGGGCTTGTCAAACGTTGTTTTTGTAGATTCCGTGCCTAAAGATGAAGTCGTTCGCTATTGGTCCGCGCTCGATGTGGCAATCATCCACCTGAAGCGGACAGAGTTGTTCACGACAGTTATTCCATCGAAGCTGTTCGAGTGTATGGGTATGGCCATCCCTGTGCTTCACGGCGTGGCAGGCGAGTCGGCAGATATCGTCGCGCGGGAGGAGGTTGGCCTGGCTTTCGAGCCAGAAAACCCTGCGGCGCTGTGTGAGGGCATGCGTCGGCTGAGCAGGGATCAGGCGCTGTATGATCGGTTTCGGGGCAATGGACCGCAAGCTGCCAAGCGCTATGATCGATCAGTCCTTGCCCATGAGATGCTCGATATCATATCCGGAGTTGTTGTGCGCTAG
- a CDS encoding IS3 family transposase (programmed frameshift) encodes MPGSMTSASGFERIEVVTGVQRRRRWSLDEKIRAVEESSIPGMTVSFVARKYGISPSQLFRWRKLMAEGDKVAVGADDAVVSAQEKRELMRRIRDLERALGRKTLEVEILKEAIEVGPRKKTDIACAVAAGGRFTMKPIAETLGVSRSQLACRVAGSAPRRGRYTKADDAWLLPMIRRIADGRASYGYRRVTALLNRELRQEGRDLVNHKRVYRLMSQNGLLLARHTGRGRQVNHDGKLITLRSNLRWCSDTFEIPCWNGEKVRVGFVLDTCDREAIRYVGTTAGISGEMIRDLMVEAVEVRFGATETSHAVEWLTDNGSCYTANETVEQAYALGMIPCFTPIRSPESNGMAEAFVKTFKRDYVYLHDRPDAKTVLAQFHEWFEDYNEVHPHKGLKMRFPREFIRTQSATASFPVN; translated from the exons ATGCCTGGTTCTATGACTAGTGCTTCGGGGTTTGAACGAATCGAGGTTGTGACGGGCGTGCAGCGTCGGCGCCGCTGGAGTCTCGATGAGAAGATTCGGGCGGTGGAGGAATCCAGCATCCCCGGCATGACGGTGTCCTTCGTGGCCCGCAAGTATGGTATTTCTCCCTCCCAGTTGTTCCGCTGGAGGAAGCTGATGGCCGAGGGAGACAAAGTGGCGGTGGGCGCCGATGATGCGGTGGTCAGCGCGCAGGAGAAGCGCGAGCTGATGCGTCGTATCCGCGATCTCGAGCGTGCCCTGGGCCGCAAGACCCTGGAGGTGGAAATCCTCAAGGAAGCCATTGAGGTCGGGC CGCGAAAAAAAACTGATATCGCGTGTGCCGTTGCTGCCGGAGGACGATTCACGATGAAACCGATCGCTGAGACCCTCGGGGTATCGCGCTCTCAGCTGGCTTGCCGGGTCGCAGGCAGTGCTCCCCGCCGTGGTCGCTACACCAAGGCCGACGACGCCTGGCTGCTGCCCATGATCCGCCGGATCGCCGATGGCCGGGCCAGCTACGGCTACCGGCGCGTGACGGCGCTGCTGAACCGCGAGTTGCGCCAGGAAGGCCGCGACCTCGTCAACCACAAGCGGGTTTACCGCCTGATGTCGCAGAACGGCTTGCTGCTGGCGCGACATACCGGCCGTGGACGACAGGTCAATCACGACGGCAAGTTGATCACGTTGCGTTCCAACCTGCGCTGGTGCTCGGACACCTTCGAGATCCCGTGCTGGAACGGTGAGAAGGTGCGAGTTGGCTTCGTGCTGGATACTTGCGACCGGGAGGCTATCCGGTATGTCGGCACGACCGCGGGCATCTCCGGTGAGATGATAAGGGACCTGATGGTCGAGGCCGTGGAGGTGCGCTTCGGCGCTACAGAGACCTCTCATGCGGTGGAGTGGCTGACCGACAACGGCAGCTGCTACACGGCCAATGAGACGGTTGAGCAGGCCTATGCGCTGGGCATGATCCCGTGCTTCACGCCGATCCGCAGCCCAGAGTCCAATGGCATGGCCGAGGCGTTCGTGAAAACCTTCAAGCGTGATTACGTGTATCTGCACGATCGTCCCGATGCCAAAACCGTCCTCGCCCAGTTCCATGAGTGGTTCGAGGACTACAACGAGGTTCATCCTCACAAGGGGCTGAAGATGCGCTTCCCAAGGGAGTTCATCCGCACCCAATCAGCAACCGCCTCTTTTCCGGTCAATTAG
- a CDS encoding alginate lyase family protein — translation MRVRTGTWVPCARRCASLVGPGHFQFLGVAGALEEFGWDGPQREKLWRYNQHYFDDLNASKAESRRVWHEYLLEDWVAKNPPPHGSGWEPYPTSLRIVNWIKWILSGNDLPKACEHSLAVQARWLVRRLEFHLLGNHLFANAKALVFAGLYFDGAEAQRWLKTGLRILRREVQEQVLDDGGHFERSTMYHALAVEDILDLCNLASCFSDVLDAEQQAQAEEWRGTVPRMLRWLRAMCHPDGEIAFFNDAALGIAPTPAELYGYSDRLGFPSSLAVERSVWLPDSGYARLSSGDAVVLLDVAPVGPDYLPGHAHADTLSFEMSLGEQRVLVNSGTSCYGASAERLRQRGTAAHNTVLVNGEDSSEVWSGFRVARRAYPIDAEFNDENGIEVSSAHDGFERLPGGPVHRRAWRLESKCLIVSDSVEGPHTSAEARYHLHPAVEVSPETNEGGGRGVLPDGRVISWRVDKGDSRIEPTTWHPRFGASESNLCIVLSLDKGQGRICFFWD, via the coding sequence GTGAGGGTCCGCACCGGAACGTGGGTTCCATGTGCCAGGCGATGCGCTTCTCTGGTTGGCCCTGGGCATTTCCAGTTTCTAGGTGTAGCGGGTGCGCTCGAGGAATTTGGCTGGGACGGACCCCAGCGCGAGAAGCTGTGGCGATATAACCAGCACTACTTCGATGACCTCAATGCTTCGAAAGCGGAGTCTCGGCGCGTGTGGCACGAATACTTGCTGGAGGACTGGGTTGCGAAAAACCCTCCGCCGCATGGTAGCGGATGGGAGCCCTACCCCACGTCGCTGCGCATCGTGAACTGGATCAAGTGGATTCTTTCCGGGAACGATTTGCCGAAGGCATGTGAGCATAGCCTGGCGGTCCAGGCTCGCTGGCTGGTCAGGCGCTTGGAGTTTCACCTGCTCGGCAACCACCTCTTCGCGAATGCGAAGGCGCTTGTCTTCGCTGGGCTCTACTTCGACGGCGCGGAGGCGCAACGATGGCTTAAGACCGGGCTGCGAATCCTGCGCCGGGAGGTGCAGGAGCAGGTTCTCGATGATGGAGGGCACTTCGAGCGAAGCACGATGTACCACGCGTTGGCGGTCGAAGATATCCTGGACTTGTGTAACCTGGCGAGCTGCTTTAGCGATGTTCTGGATGCCGAGCAGCAAGCGCAGGCAGAGGAGTGGCGTGGAACTGTTCCCCGGATGCTGCGCTGGTTACGTGCTATGTGCCATCCGGACGGTGAGATAGCGTTTTTTAATGATGCTGCATTAGGTATTGCTCCTACGCCGGCTGAGTTGTACGGCTACTCGGACAGACTTGGATTTCCTTCGAGTTTGGCCGTCGAAAGATCGGTCTGGCTTCCGGACAGTGGCTATGCCCGTTTGTCGTCAGGCGATGCGGTTGTCTTGCTGGATGTCGCGCCTGTCGGCCCGGACTACCTTCCTGGGCACGCTCACGCGGACACCTTGAGTTTCGAGATGTCTCTGGGGGAGCAGCGCGTACTCGTTAATTCTGGAACTTCCTGCTATGGCGCGAGTGCGGAAAGACTTCGACAGAGGGGAACGGCGGCCCACAACACCGTTCTGGTGAATGGCGAGGACTCGTCCGAAGTATGGAGCGGTTTCCGTGTCGCTCGTCGTGCATACCCGATAGATGCTGAATTCAACGACGAGAACGGCATTGAGGTTTCGAGCGCGCACGACGGATTCGAGCGTTTGCCGGGCGGTCCAGTGCATCGCCGAGCATGGAGATTGGAGTCTAAGTGCCTGATAGTCTCGGATTCGGTCGAAGGACCGCACACGAGCGCTGAGGCGCGATATCACTTGCATCCCGCTGTCGAGGTGTCTCCAGAGACTAACGAAGGTGGTGGACGCGGTGTGTTGCCTGACGGGCGGGTCATTTCCTGGCGCGTTGACAAGGGCGATAGCCGTATCGAGCCGACGACCTGGCATCCTCGCTTTGGGGCTAGCGAGTCGAATCTCTGTATCGTGTTGAGCTTGGACAAAGGTCAGGGCCGGATATGTTTTTTCTGGGACTAA
- a CDS encoding Gfo/Idh/MocA family oxidoreductase — translation MATESYLDQPLSYKLRKVARYANLYGIGRTIEKVRAQYHMGAQLGFDGVRYENRECNSPDDPNRTIGLMGCGSFAYSTIAFYLNKFDPGCIRAAMDTDSARARSLVDRYGAAYATTDPAVIVNDPRIDLVFVASNHASHAPYAVMALDAGKDVHIEKPHVVTSQQLSELVSAIQRNPDRKVYLGFNRPRSNHFVRLQRVLLEEEGPAMINWFIAGHEIAEGHWYFDEAEGGRILGNLCHWSDLTLQIVGLEKAFPCRIVPCSPVGAKSDFVTSIEFADGSMAALTFSAKGHTFEGVREVLNLHKGQVLAEIKDFKSLSLMRGATRWTHSSWWRDHGHRANILNSHKGSRYGEPKSAADLAYLVATAELFLKIREAHDQRREIIVERPL, via the coding sequence ATGGCAACAGAATCTTATTTGGATCAGCCGCTTTCCTATAAGTTGCGTAAGGTCGCAAGGTACGCGAACCTTTACGGCATAGGTCGCACGATTGAGAAGGTACGGGCGCAGTATCATATGGGTGCCCAACTTGGGTTTGACGGCGTCCGCTATGAAAACAGGGAGTGCAACTCCCCCGATGATCCTAACCGCACGATCGGCCTAATGGGCTGCGGGTCCTTCGCCTACTCGACTATCGCCTTTTATTTGAATAAATTTGATCCTGGTTGCATTCGTGCTGCCATGGATACTGACAGCGCTCGAGCGCGTTCGCTGGTCGACCGGTACGGTGCCGCTTATGCGACGACGGATCCAGCCGTTATTGTCAACGATCCACGCATCGATCTGGTCTTTGTTGCCTCAAATCATGCATCCCATGCTCCGTATGCCGTGATGGCTCTCGATGCGGGCAAGGATGTCCATATCGAGAAGCCTCATGTGGTGACGTCGCAGCAACTTTCCGAGTTGGTCTCGGCGATCCAGCGTAACCCGGACCGAAAGGTCTATCTTGGTTTCAATCGGCCTCGCTCAAATCATTTCGTGCGTCTCCAGCGAGTGCTCTTGGAGGAAGAAGGTCCGGCGATGATCAACTGGTTCATCGCGGGACACGAGATCGCAGAGGGGCATTGGTACTTTGACGAGGCTGAGGGCGGGAGAATTCTTGGCAATTTGTGCCATTGGAGCGATCTGACACTTCAAATCGTCGGCCTCGAAAAAGCGTTCCCATGTCGGATTGTGCCGTGTTCTCCGGTTGGTGCGAAATCCGATTTCGTCACTTCGATCGAGTTTGCGGACGGTTCGATGGCTGCGCTGACCTTTTCCGCAAAGGGTCATACCTTTGAGGGTGTGAGGGAAGTGCTTAATCTCCATAAGGGACAGGTTCTTGCTGAGATCAAGGATTTCAAGTCGCTCTCCCTTATGCGGGGTGCGACCCGATGGACGCATAGCAGTTGGTGGCGCGATCACGGGCACAGAGCCAACATATTGAATAGCCATAAGGGATCTAGATATGGCGAGCCGAAAAGTGCTGCCGATCTGGCTTATTTGGTCGCCACTGCCGAGCTGTTCTTGAAGATCCGTGAGGCTCATGACCAACGACGTGAGATCATTGTTGAGCGGCCATTGTGA
- the cysN gene encoding sulfate adenylyltransferase subunit CysN — protein sequence MDEVTTGLLPASVEDYLRQHEHKTLLRFITCGSVDDGKSTLIGRMLYDSKLLFEDQLSIIEKDSKKWGTQGEEIDFALLVDGLAAEREQGITIDVAYRFFATEHRKFIVADTPGHEQYTRNMVTGASTADAAVILVDARQGVLTQTRRHSYLVSLLGIRHVALAVNKMDLVGYSQDRFEEIRAEYAEFAKKIGIEEFTAIPVSALKGENIVKPSVEMGWHHGPTLIGYLETVEVDERIMQQSPFRLPVQWVNRPDSSFRGFAGMISSGVIRPGERIRVQPSGKESTVKRIVSFDGDLEQAVAGQSVTLMLNDEIDISRGAVISGVDSPAQVADQFEAKVVWMAEEALLPGRGYLMKIGANLVPCSITDIKYQVNVNTLEHIAAKKLELNEIAYCNLSLDRSMPFDPYEENRDTGSFILIDRLNNNTVGAGMLDFALRRSQNIHLQHTDIDKAARAAAKGQKPCVLWFTGLSGSGKSTVANLVEKKLHAMGYHTYLLDGDNVRHRLNRDLGFTEEDRVENIRRVAEVAKLMVDAGLIVLTAFISPYRSERRMARQLFPEGEFIEVFMDTPLEVAEERDPKGLYKKARRGELKNFTGVDAPYEKPEQAELIIASGQLEPNQSAERVIALLNQRSALSDA from the coding sequence ATGGACGAGGTCACGACCGGACTGCTCCCGGCCAGCGTCGAGGACTACCTGCGCCAGCACGAGCACAAGACCCTGCTGCGGTTCATCACTTGCGGCAGCGTGGACGACGGCAAGAGCACGTTGATCGGGCGGATGCTCTACGACTCCAAGCTGCTGTTCGAGGACCAGCTCAGCATCATCGAGAAGGACTCGAAGAAGTGGGGCACGCAGGGCGAAGAGATCGACTTCGCGCTGCTGGTGGATGGCCTCGCCGCCGAGCGCGAACAGGGCATCACGATCGACGTAGCGTATCGGTTTTTTGCGACTGAGCATCGCAAGTTCATCGTCGCGGACACGCCGGGCCACGAACAGTACACGCGCAACATGGTCACCGGGGCGTCCACGGCGGATGCGGCGGTGATCCTGGTGGATGCACGGCAAGGCGTGTTGACGCAGACGCGACGGCACAGCTACCTGGTGTCGCTGCTGGGCATCCGGCATGTGGCACTGGCGGTCAATAAAATGGATTTGGTGGGATACTCGCAGGATCGGTTCGAGGAGATTCGCGCGGAGTACGCGGAGTTCGCGAAGAAGATCGGGATCGAGGAATTTACGGCGATTCCGGTGTCTGCGTTGAAGGGCGAGAACATAGTCAAGCCCAGCGTGGAAATGGGCTGGCATCACGGTCCGACGTTGATCGGCTATCTCGAGACCGTCGAGGTGGACGAACGGATCATGCAGCAGTCGCCGTTCCGTCTGCCGGTGCAGTGGGTCAATCGGCCGGACTCGTCGTTCCGTGGTTTCGCCGGGATGATCTCCAGCGGCGTGATTCGCCCGGGCGAGCGGATCCGCGTGCAACCGAGCGGCAAGGAAAGCACGGTCAAGCGCATCGTCAGCTTCGACGGCGATCTCGAACAGGCTGTGGCCGGGCAGTCGGTCACATTGATGCTCAACGACGAGATCGATATTTCGCGGGGCGCGGTGATTTCGGGCGTGGACTCGCCCGCCCAGGTCGCCGACCAGTTCGAAGCGAAGGTCGTGTGGATGGCCGAAGAAGCGCTGTTGCCCGGCCGTGGCTACCTGATGAAGATCGGCGCCAACCTCGTGCCCTGCTCGATCACCGACATCAAGTACCAGGTCAACGTGAACACGCTGGAGCATATCGCGGCTAAGAAGCTCGAGCTCAACGAGATCGCTTATTGCAACCTGAGTCTCGATCGATCGATGCCCTTCGATCCCTATGAGGAAAACCGGGACACGGGCAGCTTCATCCTCATCGACCGGCTCAACAACAACACCGTCGGCGCGGGGATGCTCGACTTCGCTCTGCGCCGTTCGCAGAACATCCACCTGCAGCACACCGACATCGACAAGGCCGCGCGCGCTGCTGCTAAGGGCCAGAAGCCATGTGTCTTGTGGTTCACGGGCTTGTCAGGGTCAGGTAAGTCGACCGTAGCGAACCTGGTCGAAAAGAAGCTGCATGCCATGGGCTATCACACGTATTTGCTGGACGGCGACAACGTCCGTCACAGGCTGAACCGCGACCTGGGTTTTACCGAGGAGGACCGGGTCGAGAATATACGTCGCGTCGCGGAGGTGGCGAAGCTGATGGTGGACGCAGGCCTGATCGTTCTGACAGCCTTCATCTCGCCCTATAGATCCGAGCGCCGGATGGCCCGGCAGCTTTTTCCCGAGGGCGAGTTCATCGAGGTGTTTATGGATACTCCGCTGGAAGTGGCCGAGGAACGCGACCCGAAGGGGCTTTACAAGAAGGCGCGGCGCGGGGAGCTGAAGAACTTTACGGGAGTGGATGCACCGTATGAGAAGCCGGAACAAGCCGAGCTGATAATCGCATCCGGCCAACTCGAGCCGAATCAGTCGGCCGAGAGAGTAATTGCCCTGCTCAACCAGCGATCGGCGCTATCAGATGCCTAG
- a CDS encoding glycosyltransferase yields MSIRQKGPIGDAVFVRLGSRPIPRVTRMMEVAKKLGYGAVFLGARREMGLPDDEIYRGQEIKRIGPFFPLLNGRNPALYLSSLVRFNISLIGKLKEMRPVVLHCSDIETMPAGVIYKWIFGAHVIFNIHDNLAQRYNVWGWLRVVLNLIEGSAVLFSDVAIVPEQFRRDALPRWCRRHVTVVRNTPKDRGMAPPYELTGRIRIFFGGWLDEGRGLRQLMELVRTNEDLELTVAGEGSCELVMELSSLERVRYLGFITHEEIMAETARAHVVAALYDPGRLINRYAASNKLAEALACGRPVLVNSEMLIARELEGFGCLFEVNYRNVVSNGALLLRTIKENNGIAYVEKCKSARSAYENLYSWADAEAAMERAFRLKQ; encoded by the coding sequence ATGAGCATTAGACAGAAAGGCCCAATAGGGGACGCGGTTTTTGTCCGCCTTGGGAGTAGACCGATTCCCCGGGTGACAAGGATGATGGAGGTTGCAAAAAAGCTCGGGTATGGGGCGGTATTTCTTGGGGCCCGCCGGGAGATGGGGTTGCCGGATGATGAAATTTATAGAGGGCAAGAAATTAAACGAATTGGCCCTTTTTTTCCGTTATTAAATGGCAGGAATCCTGCATTATATTTGTCCTCCTTGGTTAGGTTTAATATCAGCCTAATCGGGAAGTTAAAAGAAATGAGGCCCGTGGTTTTACATTGCTCGGATATTGAGACTATGCCGGCAGGTGTGATCTACAAATGGATCTTCGGTGCTCATGTGATATTTAATATTCACGATAATCTAGCGCAAAGGTACAATGTTTGGGGTTGGTTGAGAGTGGTTCTCAACCTAATTGAGGGCTCTGCGGTGCTTTTCTCAGATGTGGCTATTGTGCCTGAGCAGTTCCGGAGGGACGCATTGCCGCGGTGGTGCAGGCGCCATGTAACTGTTGTTCGGAATACGCCGAAGGACAGAGGGATGGCCCCACCATATGAACTAACTGGCAGAATTAGGATTTTTTTCGGGGGGTGGCTCGATGAAGGGCGTGGCCTTAGACAGCTGATGGAGTTGGTCAGAACCAACGAGGATCTCGAACTCACAGTGGCTGGGGAAGGATCATGTGAATTGGTTATGGAGCTTTCAAGCCTTGAACGCGTCCGCTATCTCGGATTCATTACTCATGAAGAAATAATGGCCGAGACAGCGCGGGCTCACGTTGTAGCAGCGCTTTATGATCCTGGGAGGTTAATAAATCGCTATGCAGCGTCTAATAAATTGGCCGAAGCGTTAGCGTGTGGGCGCCCCGTCTTAGTTAATAGCGAAATGTTGATTGCTAGAGAGTTGGAAGGATTTGGGTGCCTTTTCGAGGTAAATTATCGTAACGTTGTTTCGAATGGGGCTTTATTGTTGCGAACGATTAAGGAGAATAATGGGATCGCTTATGTGGAAAAATGTAAATCAGCGCGTAGCGCATACGAAAATTTGTATAGTTGGGCAGATGCGGAGGCGGCGATGGAACGGGCATTTCGACTGAAGCAGTAA
- a CDS encoding bi-domain-containing oxidoreductase codes for MLVEFGKGNLIQKARSQPDKVKMVLEKMRTDGVAATLDAVQSKLDQPLALGYCNVGQAIESCSDGFDIGDRVVSNGKHAEIVAVPQNLCARIPDAVSDEAASFTVLAAIGLQGIRLVQPTLGECVVVTGLGLIGLMTVQMLRAQGCRVLGVDFDPRRLELAKNLGAEVVNPGVGEDLLARAVAFSRGRGVDAVLITAATKSNEPVSQAARMCRKRGRIVLVGVVGLGLNRDEFYEKELTFQVSCSYGPGRYDPSYEEGGQDYPIGFVRWTEQRNFEAVLDLMASGALNVDQLISHRFLIEEGEMAMTLLTSGEPSLGILLKYPTAASSEPVARRVRLQSTPIAGQGVVAFFGAGNYAGRVLIPAFKAAGAKLHTVVSGGGVSAVHFGRKFGFEEAATEIDPVLQDSDIDTVVIATRHDAHASQVLASLQSGKHVFCEKPLCLTHDQLTQIETEVGARPEQQLMVGFNRRFAPHVAKMKSLLDPIGEPKSIVITINAGEIPPDHWTQDPAVGGGRIIGEACHFIDLARHLVGYPSTSLHAAAIGRHPAIAVRSDKVSLTLEFEDGSVATIHYLANGHKSFPKERVEVFTAGRVLQLDNFLKLRGWGWPGFSRMRLWQQDKGQAACARQFLRAVTEGGGSAIPLAEVIEVSRITIDAAEAVQSG; via the coding sequence ATGTTGGTCGAGTTCGGCAAAGGCAACCTGATTCAGAAGGCTCGCTCGCAGCCGGACAAAGTGAAGATGGTTTTGGAGAAGATGCGTACGGATGGGGTCGCCGCAACGCTCGACGCCGTTCAGTCCAAGCTTGATCAGCCCTTGGCTCTTGGGTACTGCAACGTTGGCCAGGCAATAGAGAGTTGTTCAGATGGCTTTGACATCGGAGATCGAGTTGTATCAAACGGCAAACATGCCGAAATCGTTGCGGTTCCACAGAACTTGTGTGCGCGTATTCCTGACGCTGTTTCCGACGAGGCCGCCAGCTTTACTGTCCTTGCTGCCATCGGCTTGCAGGGTATTCGCCTGGTGCAGCCCACGCTTGGCGAGTGTGTGGTAGTGACCGGACTCGGATTGATTGGCCTGATGACCGTACAGATGCTCCGGGCGCAAGGATGCCGCGTCCTCGGAGTTGATTTCGATCCCCGCCGGCTTGAATTGGCAAAAAACCTGGGCGCGGAGGTCGTCAATCCAGGCGTGGGCGAAGACCTGCTTGCGCGTGCAGTGGCGTTTTCCCGCGGCCGTGGGGTCGACGCGGTCCTGATTACCGCGGCGACCAAGAGTAATGAGCCCGTCAGCCAGGCGGCGAGGATGTGTCGCAAGCGGGGGCGTATTGTGCTGGTCGGGGTAGTCGGTCTCGGGCTAAACCGTGATGAATTTTATGAGAAGGAGCTGACGTTCCAGGTTTCCTGTTCATATGGGCCTGGTCGTTACGACCCGAGTTATGAAGAGGGTGGTCAAGATTACCCGATCGGATTCGTCCGCTGGACGGAGCAGCGCAACTTTGAGGCCGTACTGGATCTCATGGCCTCAGGTGCGCTGAATGTGGATCAGCTTATTTCGCATCGGTTCCTGATCGAAGAGGGCGAAATGGCCATGACCCTTTTAACTTCCGGGGAGCCTTCGCTGGGCATATTGCTCAAGTATCCTACTGCAGCGTCTTCTGAACCGGTCGCCCGACGTGTGCGCCTGCAATCAACGCCGATTGCGGGTCAAGGTGTAGTTGCCTTTTTCGGGGCCGGCAACTACGCGGGACGCGTGTTGATTCCAGCCTTCAAGGCCGCCGGAGCGAAGCTACATACCGTAGTGAGCGGTGGAGGTGTCAGCGCCGTCCATTTTGGCAGGAAGTTCGGTTTTGAGGAGGCCGCAACGGAGATTGATCCCGTACTCCAAGACTCGGATATCGACACTGTGGTCATTGCAACGCGCCATGACGCGCATGCCAGCCAAGTGCTGGCCTCTCTACAGTCAGGAAAGCACGTCTTCTGTGAGAAACCGCTATGCCTCACGCACGATCAGCTGACGCAAATCGAGACCGAGGTTGGAGCGCGCCCGGAGCAGCAGCTCATGGTCGGATTTAACCGCCGCTTTGCACCTCACGTGGCCAAGATGAAGTCTTTGCTGGACCCGATTGGAGAACCGAAGAGTATCGTCATAACCATTAACGCCGGTGAGATTCCGCCCGATCATTGGACACAGGATCCGGCAGTCGGCGGTGGGCGAATCATCGGCGAGGCCTGTCATTTCATTGACCTGGCGCGCCATCTTGTTGGTTATCCCAGTACTTCACTGCACGCTGCGGCCATTGGGCGCCACCCAGCGATCGCCGTCCGTAGCGACAAGGTCAGCTTGACGCTCGAATTCGAGGATGGGTCCGTGGCTACAATTCATTACCTTGCTAATGGCCATAAGAGCTTTCCCAAGGAACGCGTTGAAGTGTTCACTGCCGGCCGTGTGCTCCAGTTGGATAATTTTCTGAAGCTTCGCGGTTGGGGTTGGCCGGGATTCTCAAGGATGAGGCTCTGGCAACAAGATAAGGGTCAGGCCGCCTGCGCCCGGCAGTTCTTGCGGGCGGTGACTGAGGGGGGGGGATCCGCAATACCTCTGGCGGAAGTCATCGAAGTCTCGAGGATCACCATTGATGCGGCCGAAGCCGTACAGTCTGGGTGA